The stretch of DNA CATGTTTGCTTTACACTCAATTCAGTGtgagaagcagagagagagaatCTGCAAAAGTGTTGTGTTTAGTGCAATTATCATCCCAGAGTCTGTAACCTGCCCCCCTGCATGAAGATGTTTAATAACGTGTGCCTGGTTCTTCACAACcgtgttactttttgtaactggataaaaaaaagaatgatgaACTGAACCTCAGTATCCAGACTAAGACTGTTTTGCAGATGAGCCATGGTTTAGCCATATGGCAGGGCACTGAATTAGAGCCTAACCAATAAGGTTCTGTATAGTCAAAAATGCTAACAATCATTGTCTCTTAGTCTGGATACTGAGGGTCAGTTCATCATTCTTTTAGTCCAGTAGTAAATGTGCACATGGGTTTAAGCAACCATTTGTATATATTAATTAAGTATAGTTATCTGTGTAGGCCCTTGGGTTATACTGTAACTGTTGCATTTTAGGGCCTTGCTTTTAGGTAAGACTATAGCACAGGCTGTCCAGGTTTTTTCATGTACAATATGGGGCTGGTTAGCTTGTAACAGGGCTACCTGTAACTGGCAGACACCATTACTGTAAATGCCTGTACATGGCCTTTACTACAAGACGTAAGCATCTTCACACGGTTGTGATGAACCAGGTACACGTTATTAAACATCTTCATGCAGGGGAGCAGTCTCTGTAAACATTTGTTGACAGGATAACGTGTGGTACACATTCAACTGGCCATGATAAAAATCAATGGCTGTATTGCTCGCCAAGATATTGTACTCCCTTGTCTGTCCATTTATTGTTTTCAGTATTTCCCTACATAGTTATTTCCAGTTAGGCCCTAGTTGTCTGGCTGTCCAACAAGGTTTTCTCTAAGTGGGTGCTCTTGAATTCCTTTGCAGTGTTCTTGTTTAGAATCCTAAGTAGAGGGTGTATGTAAACTCTGTACTGGTGGTTCCCTCCTTAGCTAGTAGCTTTCTCCACATTATCTCTTGCATGGTGCATGGGGTTTTGGTACAGGAAGtacagtgtttttttatttattctgttgATTTCGGTGTTGGAGAGACACATTTATCCATGTTATGCagatgcatatgtatttgaaggTGGGAATAGGATGGCTATCTGCAATAGTTCATACAGGTCTTGTACAGGTAGAATGTTAGTGACTGTATGTTTTCGTTCCCTGCTAAGTCTTCTCTTGCAGCTGCCCATTACTTAAGTTGTTTCCAGTAGTGATCCTTTAGTAGGAGCACATTTATTATAGGTGTGCTGTGTATACTTTATTATTGACTCTACTATCCTCTTTCAGTGAAGTTATTAGTTCTCTCCCTCTAGGTGAGAGTGCCAGGCTGGTTGTATACTCAGTGGCATTACTTTGGTGGGAAATTTGTCTCAAAAGTGACCTTTTCCTTACTCTGGCTATTTGCTCTATCAATTTCCACTGGTCGTGTCCTCTCTTTTATTTCCCTCCAGGTTTCTTCTGCAGCAATAGAGTTCTCAGGTTTGTACAAGGTGTTTGTTTCTAGGCTCCCCTGTGAAGGTTTGGGATTTAGCTGGGATAGTTTTACATTCTGGGATTCAGATTTCAGCAAAATCACACTAAGTATGATATAATTTTTCTTTATCTCGCTGTTTATTTAAGTCTATGGAGAAAAAATCTGttactgaattaggagaaaagttttttctcgtCCAATTGAATCTTGCCCacgagttttcatgtgataaaccataaaataaagttttctcaTTGATTGAATCTGATTTGTTTTAtctcataaaataaaatgaaaaagtcgTTGAGAAACGTTGGaaatgaattaggagataagGTTTTGTTATCAGATTATGGGTCAGATTCAGTAAATAAGaacatgttattttatggttgATTATGTCAAAACTCACTGGCAAGATTCAGTTCGAGGAGAAAAGCTTTTCTCCTAAATTAGTCCCAGTATTCTGCATAGACTTTGATAGAGTTTTTATGCTAGGAATGAATTAAAACAAACTTGTTATTTCAGTGTCAAATGGCTTAGACCATGTGTGCTCAGGGGAATATTTTATAATTAGACTGTATCAGGAGCTTACTGCTTATAATGGTCATTTCAAAATTTAAATGTGGTGGCCaggttttttatttaaaggggtggttcacctctaagttatctcatatgttatagaatggccagttctaagcaacttttcaattggccttcattatttatatgtaatagtttttgaattatttgctttcttcttccaactctttgcagtttctaaatgggggtcactgaccccggcagtctaAATACTATacatctgtgaggctacagtttcattcttattattactttttgtaactttcttttctatccaggccctcttctattcataccaatctttcatccaaaccactccctggttactaaggtaacttgcaccctagcaaccgaatagctgctgaaactccagactggagagctcctgaacagaaaatgaaataactgaaaaaaactacatagaataaaaaaagaacaattgcaaattggctcagaatatcaatctctaTATCATACTCAAAGGTTACTACCCCGTTAAGGATATATAAACCAAATTCCACAATAGAAAAGGAAAGTGTCAATACCACTTTAAGTGAGAATAACTGCATTGGTTAGCTCTTGAATTaaaactacaaaatatatataaatgttgatGCTGCTGTTCATTTTTCAAGTTCAcatgattttgatttttttgacaTAATTCACTATAGGAGCAGAATAATGAGCACACACTGACCAGTTATCACGGTTGGATAGTGAGTATAATGAATATACTGAATGTATCAATGAAAGCTACAGTCGGCCTTGCTGTTACTTGGATGTTAGTAGCAATAACCTGCAGTGCAATGATTAACCCCAATCTCCCTGCCTGCTCACTGAATGGGGGATATGAGGAAAGCTACCTGCAGGAAGGGGACATCATGCTTGGTATTCTTGTGGATATATTTGGTTTCTTGAAAAATGCCCAGGAAACCTTTGAAGAGCGCCCTAAGAACACTTTTTTAAGTTTTTCTAGGTGAGTATTGCCATTTTCAGGTTACTATTAtttgtaacattagtgttttagtccctcctctcctgccaggatttcaaatgaggcagaacgagaagagctgttttgctgctggatttcagtatatctAGTAAAATACATACTTATATTGAATTGGACtctttacaggagaaggaaaggcagttTGGCATTTtcatgccaatagattagccacattaatgcaagctagaatgctatatttattcatcaGAAAGCTTAACCATACCTAAATAACCAGCCCTAGAAGCTGCCTCTGTTTGATtaagtaagatagcagctgccattttagcttgatctccgtagattctgtgctgcagctctagatactggtagctcagattacacagagttgggaggaggagcaaattcttatgggagggggagaagggagaggaagaggcagagagaagagaactgcgcagactcgtgccatgccctgaagaatTTCTCTGAgaacaggaagtctgataccaaatcctgtgtttcttttgaaagaggactcagtgcagtctttctgtgagtgcttatggctgtacttgcATAGACCTACTTATATTACTTactaagcttacttagtttttacctttccatcctTCTCATTTAACAAATTATGGTTTGGAAGCTGGAATATTCATGCCTCTTGTGTATTAAAACCATATATAATTTGTAGCTGCCCACATAACAAGGACGacaaaattaaattataaaaattaaatatgtaaaaactGTAAATATTCTTTCttacaattttgtaattttttttgttccaGTTCCTCCTTCCAGTATTATCGTCACTTTCTGGCTGCCATTTTTGCCATTGAGGAAATCAACCAGGACCAGAACCTTCTGCCTAATGTGACCTTGGGATTCCATATCCATGATTCCCGGGCCAATGAGAGAAAAGCCATTAGCAGTACATTTAGTATGCTGACAGGGAGCAGTGATTATGTGCCTAACTACAAGTGCACCCAGAACAGGATTCCCAGTGCATTCATAGGGCACCTACTGTCTTCTGTATCTAATGTCATGTATCAGATCACTAGCATCTATGGCTTTCCACAAGTATGCAAAATAATGATACATC from Xenopus tropicalis strain Nigerian chromosome 8, UCB_Xtro_10.0, whole genome shotgun sequence encodes:
- the LOC116406594 gene encoding vomeronasal type-2 receptor 26-like, producing MNILNVSMKATVGLAVTWMLVAITCSAMINPNLPACSLNGGYEESYLQEGDIMLGILVDIFGFLKNAQETFEERPKNTFLSFSSSSFQYYRHFLAAIFAIEEINQDQNLLPNVTLGFHIHDSRANERKAISSTFSMLTGSSDYVPNYKCTQNRIPSAFIGHLLSSVSNVMYQITSIYGFPQVCKIMIHL